The following is a genomic window from Solanum stenotomum isolate F172 chromosome 4, ASM1918654v1, whole genome shotgun sequence.
TATAGCATTGCTaatgcaaatattttttttatttcacattctagcaaaaaaatgttttcttgaaaattaattgttttatttttaatttttggcgTTTGATAGGTATAGAAAATATTGTTCAAAGAGCATctataaataattaactcaaacaCTAATGAGTGCAAAGGTGGGGTGGAGGGGTTGAGGTGAGTTAGGTATTGGGAGGGAGGGGGGAACTGGGAAGGGTAGAAGGCCCCGCTCCCGGGGTGCGGGGATAGTGTAGGGGCTGGTGGAATGGGGGTGGTGGTGGGATATAAATAGTGTAGTTTTCTCTTTTGAGTGTATTCTTGCCTCCTATTATGTTTTGAGACTAGATTGTAGAGCAATTTAATTTCTAATAGCATCTTAGCTAATATCCTTTACCTTGTACCTTTAAGATACTAAGGGAATAGGAACTTCATCTTTCACTCATGgttagaaaagaaaatgaagagaacAAAAAGGTAGTGATTATTTTGGCTGAGATACTCGATTTGTTGTATTTCCTTTCGATAGATATATGAACCAAAAGGACATTCCCTTTGTATTTGCTGTTTAAGATAACTTGGCTTCTTGCTAGTGTAGCGCCTCTTGATATTTTCTCAGTGAGGGTGAGCAAAATGCCTTTCCATGGATCCAGTATGAACTTGTTTAAAGCAACTTTAGAGTGTTGTTTAACCACGGATGTGGATGAAAATAGGTTTAGAGTTAGTTGCGAGGGAAAAATGGTGAAGGGAAAAGGGTAAGGGTTGACTTCATTTTGCCCTgaattgtcttttatttttgtacacTTGAGGAATAATTTCAGTTAATGTCACTTAGAGTGGGAGGTGCTGATGGTTCTAATGGTGAGGTTGGAGTTGTAGAATGTATTTTCTAATAAAGAGTGCTCATTCAATCAAATAAGTCATTTGTTGGCCCTCCAAGTTGTTTATCTTTTACTTGGCTTGATCACTTGTACTAGTGTTAGtcttattgattaaaaaaaatgaaccaTAGGCCTAATTCAATTTCAAAGCCTAGCTCATGAGGTGAGAATTGCCTAAGACCATATGAGGGAACCAATGAAGTTGGTTGGGAATCATGAGATCTGAGATTTAAATCCCAGTTGAGGCAAAAATACTAGGCAATTTCTTTTCATCAAGTATTGGTGGATATAATTATTCAGTGATTGTGCTAGTGGGAGATAGCAGATACTTCAtgaaattagttgaggtgcatcTAAACTGGTTTAGACatcatgattttaaaaaaaaatgatataaggAGACCAAGTCCTCCTTCACTATTGATGTGAAAATCTAGCATTCCCTCGCACGCCCTAGCCTGCCAATTGGAGCGTAGACAATATACTATGGGTAGTCAATATTGGGTAAACCAAGAAGGCAAGAATTGGGATGAGTTTGGCTATGACaccatgataaaaaaaaatggacaatGGGCCCAACTCAACTCTAAAAGTTAGCTCATGAGTTGAGGATTACTCAAGATCAAGGAGAACAAATATTACACATCCCATTGATGTGGCACAACTAAACACTCCTCGCACACTCTGGACTAGACATTTGAAGCGTGGACAATATAATATGGGGGCCAACGTGGTAATTAGTGACTTACAAGCTgttaatacataaaattaagcCAATTGACTGCTTCATCACCTCGTAGCTTTACACTGTTATTTGCGGAAGCTCACTTACTGAAGTTGCTGCTGCACGCCTGCATCATTGTTTCTTCCTACCTACCATTTTCTAAGTGCTTCCTGCTTCAGAAGTAAGAAATTTAAACTTTCAGTAATTATCTAGGCTTTGCATAGTCCTGGAATCAGACACTCAGATTCCTTGTCTTGGATCTTTTAAATTATCTAGACTGTTTAATTCTGGGCCTAAACAAAATTAACACTGTTCTGATGATGGATTCAGTTCAATTAGGAGCAAAATATTGTTATTATGGTGCTGCCGATGGCCTTCTCAATTATCTTCGTAAAATTATGTATGTCATGTGATATTTATAATGAAGTGCTGCTTAATTGTAAATGACTAGACGGAAAACACGCAACTACTCATTTTTATGGTTATTAGAGTTGTAAGTTCTGATCAATGAATGTTTTCCAATGACACTATTGGCCTATTGAACATATTTGCtccatctttttttatttcagcCGACATCCTACTATCAAGTGGGCCCAGAGATCTGACAAGGTGTTTATCACAGTTGAGTTACCTGATGCCAAGAATGTAAAACAGAAACTAGAACCAGAAGGAAAATTCTCTTTTTCTGCAACTGCTGGAGCTGATAATGTTCCATATGAAGTCGTTCTTGATCTCTTTGATAAAATAGATGTCGATGTGAGTAAATCTCCTTCACTTATTCTCCATGCTTAGATGATTTCGGTATGTTGTACCAAAATTTACTCCCTCAGTAAACGGTCATTTAATTGTCGTCATTCAGGAGAGCAAATCTAGTATTACATCTAGAAATATCTGCTATCTTGTAAAGAAGGCAGAAGACAACTGGTGGAGCAGACTGATTAAGCAAGAAGGTAAATCGCCAACGTTTTTGAAAGCTGACTGGGACAAATGGGTTGATGAAGATGAACAGGACAGTGAACGTAAGTAAATTTCACCACGGTTATGCCTTATTGATGATCTATAACACCAACCTGTGGTAATATTTACCATGACTTCAATTTTTTCAGCAGCTGGAGCAGATATGGATATGGGTGACATTGACTTTTCGGTAAAACATGAGTACACTGTAGTTATTACTATTGATTTGTGCTGAACTTAGACTTACAATACCTTTTTCTTGATATTGCAGCAACTCAACATGGGTGGTGGTCTAGGGGATTTTGATGCTGATGAGCCTGAAGGTAAACCGGGTCTTTATCGTATGTTAGGATTGAGTGTTGTTTTATCTCCATTTTCGGTCTGATATATAGTGGATGTTGTTTTTGCAGAAGATGAAAGTGACACTGAAGAGGAAATTGAGGAAGGAAAGCATGAACATAGTGAATCTCAAGCAGCAACTCCAGCAAGCACTGAAGTTGAGATAAAAGCTTAGAAgctcccttttcttttttaagtttttgttgaaCTTCTAATTATTAGTATAAGATATGTAGTTTGAACTAATGTGTCTTGACTATTGGTGATGGAGCTTATGTTCTGGCTTTGTTATTCAGTGTCTATGCATTTGGGATTATTTGGGAATTTAACTTGAGATAAAGTAGAGCAATGGTATCATTCTTGGTTAAATGAAGTAATCTGTGATTTGAGGGTCGTGGGTTGAGTTTTATTCGCAAAATTTTCACTTGCCTTAGCCCAAGAAATAAGCGCACACAACTGTTGTCTGTTTTTCGAAAATCTTGTTTTTGTTCCAATGTTATTTTGTTAAACATGGCAAgtttttatcaataaaactttGTTGATCATTATTTAAAATCTTCATCTAACCTGATTTGGCATACCCTATCTTGCCCTATTTTCTCTTGGAGCCATAACTAATAACGTTAATACAATATGAATACGCCTGAGATATTACTATCATTATTATTGGAAGTTGAGAGTCAATTGAATTGGATCCTCAGGTAATGTGAATCTGGTCTAAATCGGTCCTTGTAAATTAATTTGAAGCATAAATTTTGGATGTATCTAACTAATCATTATGTCAATTGTAGTGTTCAATTGAAACATTGAAGACGAGTTAAAATGTTTACATGTGCTGTTTACTTGCAAGTCGTTGCAGGTTGAGTGTCTGTCTATATATTATGCCAAACAAGAAGACAACAACATTCTCTTTTTCATCAAAACGGGGAAAAAAACAGTCATCAAGAAATGGGGACAAATGGAAGAGgcaaataattttactagtgtGCCAGAAAAACAAGTATTTCACAAAGCGGCTACATGGTATCATAATATCCTTTCCTATAAATAATCAAGTATTTCATTAAGATCCAAAATAGATCCTCGAAGAAAGAAATTTGTATGATAACCCACATCTTAAATAAAAGTGAATACAGTTTCAGACAGTCTAAAACTAGGACATTCAGGCACTCTGTAAGACTCAAATGTGTTGTAAATTATAGTACAACCAGTTATCAATATAATGAATACTGTTCAACCACAACCACAACCACGACCACTACCCTTTGACATGGAAGCAAACCAAGGTTTACACAAACGCCCAACAGAAAAGGCAAGAAAAACAAATCTCAGGTGTCCGGCAATTTCATCTGCACCAGTTCAGCGGGTGGCCTCAGAGTACAAACCATTTCATTTGTCTTCCCAAAATATACCTGCAGGTTTAAGCAGTTTTTGAACTCAATTTCACGGTCTGTTTTAACATAGAAATGGCACAAGGAAAAGAGGTCTCTTGTCAACAAAGCCTAAAGTATCCCCTTTGAGACCTTCCACCAATGTGGGTAAATTCATACTTACTCCAAAGTTATTTTCCATGTGAACCACGATTTCCCTAAACTATATTCACTACCCCATGACACCCTTTGGTCCACTTTCTGCCTCCTACTAAGCATTTTCCAGTAAGAAAAGCTAGTACCAGATAACACCCTTTTCTTCACCTTTCTGCTGCCAACTAAGCAGTTTCCAGCAAGAAATGTGCCTCGGATCAAGGGAGAATAACAAAGAGGTGCGAGTCATTGATTTCAATAATTACTAAGTCTTAGGAAGAACTAATTAGCGCCACATCGAAGGAAAATAACCCATCAATTACATCAAAGAAAAGGTAAAAGGAAAAGAACTTCAAAGAGTAAAGACGTATACCTGATCCAAGGAGTTTCTCAGCTTACCCTCCATCTCTTCAATCATCTTTCCCATGTTACACAGATGACCCTCTGAGACAGAGAGCTTCATACTCATCTGTACATGCAAAGGAGGATCAATAAGGAAAAAGTACTAAGATTTCCAGCTAATGTATTAATTACCATCCCATGGAATGAATAAGGACTTGCAGAGATCAGTTTGCTGGAGGAACAAGTTCAGGGGTTGAGCTAGGTTGTGACAAGGGAGTTCAAATTGAATCCCCTTCGccataaaattatattgtctAAATAGGGTAAAACcgattttttattgttatatatgAACTATTGAATTATTTGAATCCCCTTAACAAATGGGTTGATGAAGATGAACAGGACAGTACACGTAAGGAAATTTCACCATAGTTCTGCCTTATTGATCATGacttcaattttttcttaatgTGGGCGCGTCCTTTGCATCTTCATACTTATTAAAAAACTCTCACGAAGTTATCACCCATACGATACAACAACATAATGCGAGCAAGGGAATTCTTCTTTTTCCAAGCTTGATATGCCTTAAGGTCTTTCACAAGTCGGGGCAGTATTACCACATTCATGCAGAGTCATAGACACATTAAAgcctcatttatttttattgagattAAAAGATTGAATCATAATACACATCTGAATAGAATATTAAATGTGCATTAAGATTTAGATGTTTGAATCGAAATACACATTTGAATGTTAAGAAACAAAGCATTATATAACTGCTACAACATCCATTAAATACCTGTCTTCTAATTGATCCAGACAAATTGAATGAGCCTGATGACTCATTGTCTGTAGTCAAGGTCAGCATCACTGTACTGGTCAGGCAGTACTGGACAATTTCTTCCTCTTCTGGTCCCACCTGAAcgatttggtaacaattttaaGCCGTGCTCATTAATTGAACAAACAAGAGAAGGAAGAGAAGACCAAAGAAGTTCTCTCTTTCTTTACTCAGGAGCTAATACCTCAATAACATGTATGGCATCCCAGGCTCCTTCCTCGAGATACCCCCTTCTACCATGTCCAGTCTTGGAGCCATCTACATCCTCcaaaaaaattgcaaattaGAAGCAGAAAAAATATCACTTATTTTTGGAAATCCAAATAGAACTTAcctttctttattaaaaagCAAGAAACAAAACCTTCATTTTCATCTTCCCACATATAAACTGATGAGATGCCACCTTCATAGTACCTAACAGTGTTTTGGTCAGTGAAACTGCAGAAAATGCTGTGAATAACCAAGAGATGAAACTAGTATGGATGATATCTTCTTAGCTAGTCCTATCATAAGTTAACATGATAGGACAAATCTGAAAGAGATGTCCTAGATTCATCTAAAGTTTAAGACAAGCTGAATGAAATATTTGTGGATAAGAATTTAATTGGCACAAGGGAATTTGCAAAAAGAGGTTTTGCATTATGTAGCAAATGTTTTATTTGTGAGAGAGACGAAGAGAACGTCTGTCATATATTTTTGCACTGCCAAGTTATTACTCAACTGTGGCAGCTAtcgttaccaaaaaaaaaactgtggCAGCTTTGCTTGAACATCACTATTACGCATTGGGTTATGTTTTATTTGTGAGAGAGACGAAGAGAACGTCTGTCATATATTTTTCACTGCCAAGTTATTACTCAACTGTGGCAGCTAtcgttaccaaaaaaaaaactgtggGAGCTTAGCTTGAACATCACTATTACGCATTGGGTTATGCCAGAAACAACAACCAGCTTGATGAGATGCTGAAccagaaaatgaaataggaagAGGAAGCTACTATGGTGGAATACTATACTTGCTCAGTTGCTTGCAGATGGTGGACTTTTGGGACTGAGAGAAATAGGAGGTGTTTTGAAGATAGTGCCAACTCCATTCACAAGAAagttaattgtatatttttgttttgtttatgaTGTAGTTTGAAACTTGTAAATGAGGCTGATTCTACAGAAGTTAAAATCATTACAAGAATAGGTGGGGCATAATTTTGGGTTTTGTTTTCTGGCTATTTTGTACAGTTTGACAAGCACATTCTATGTGCTGGTTCATTTATAAAGCTTGGTACAATTGCATAGCAAGAAGAAAAGACGAGGTAAATAAGGGACCTCACTGGTCACGATAGATAGCAAAGACTTCATTTGCTTCAACCTCAAGTTTCCTCAGCTCCAGAGAAGGTTGAGGCGCATCTTCTAATGGTGGATGATACTTATTTGACCAAGGAGACCTACAAGTGAAAATACCAAAGTTATAGATAGAACATCTATCAAATGTAGCATAGGAATTGTGTCATTTTATGTCTTGAAATTTGGTTAATCTTGAAATGCAGTAGAAAACAACTAAACTGGCCAAACATGTACTCCAATGGTGTTAAGCTTATTTAAATTACCTGATATTCACATATAGGCTTTACTATCATGTCAATATGTTGTTAGCCAACTCTACAACAATCAAGAGCTCTTTTACTAGGAGGGTATTCTTATGGTCCAACATATGGAGAGTCAGCACTCCAGAAAATCAGATAAAGAGAATGAGTGATATAAACAGAGAAACTAAGACCTGTAAGGCCAAAAATCTTGGCCCACATACATGTCATCGGACTCATTTTTTGGAGAAGTCTCATCctaataaattaaacaaaattatttataaaaaagcaGCAAAAAGATCACAACTACAAAATCCTGATCAGAAACACTTGTAACTAGTCCTGCCTTTATCAGAGGTTCTAAGGAAAGTTTAAGTGTTTGATGGTGGAACAATTAAAAGGTGATATAACCTAGGAGTAGTATTTCGTTGGATTGAGTCCCACAGGCTGACGACTTGGGGATAGAGAATCATCCGAAGTACAATGCATGCTGAGATGCTCCATGAAGTGAACATCTGGCAAAAAGTTACCAGGTATATGGCTTCTGAAGAGTCAAGAGACATCATTTAAGTGGAGTGATGGGTACAGGCaagtttcaaatatttcaagacAATTATGGTCAAATATGAAAATGGAACCCTATGAGGAACACATAACAAGAAATAAACATGGATGAAACCAACATTTAAATTGGTTGAAGCTGccaaaacaaaaacaatggACTTGTACACGCAAAGTGGAATTCCTGCCAAGCAATtcattttcatgaaaatattataatcatCTCTAGCGCATGATGAGCTGTGAAAATCTATATTTGGGCAAGCAAGGAAATTTTAATAAGTCATATCAAAATGACAGTACGGGAAGAATCCTCTATGGGATTTGATGTCGTACAATATCACCCCAGTTAGATACAAGCAATTATTTAGTTACCTATATGAATCAGCATCTCTGTTATACTCACAGAGGATGAACTCTTTACCGGACTCCATATCGCACAAGACCTGATAATCCAATTTCAAGACATTAGCTTTATCAAGATGAACAAATGTTTGAGACTTGATGAGCTCAAATACCTTCATTTATAGTAACAACTGACCAACATTTGCTCTAGCCTGAAGCTAGTATACACCAGTATATCACATGCACATATCATGGCCATTATCCATATTAAGTTTTTCTAAACCAAATAACCAACAAGAAAAGCGAACGAAAAGCGAAAGAGAGGAAAATATATGGAGCTTGTTTTTCCAAGAatgtaattttatgaaaagataAAATACCACGAAAAATCATGCTTCCTTTTGTCATGATATCAAAATGCAATTTGCAGTGGATATTTATCTTCTCTTAAAAATGTTGGCCATCCTCAATTCAAAAGGCCAGCATCAACAAATGCACAACTGTGAAAGATATAATATACAATTTGGCTTATAATCAAAGATAAAAAGAGGTAGCTCGGCAAAAGAAATGCCTAACCCCTCCAAGAATCATTATTCGGTACTGTAACCCAAGAAATGTAAGGACTCGGTATAAGAAAGTATCATCAATTTTTttgcaagaaaaaataaattaactgaAAATGGAAACCCAATAGTAGGTTAAATCTCTGAATCTAAAGGAAAGATATGATGCAATGCAAGCACTTATCTGCATTAATATCTCATACATCCCATTCCCATAATTAATAGAGCAGCATGTAAACAATGTGTTAGAATCATTGTTTGAACCACTGTAACACTGAAACAGGAAACTCTTCTGGGTTTCGTACAATTTCAAATGACAAATTTTCCAGTCCTTGAAGTGATTCTATATTTTCAATAGAAAGGTAGCTTTCATGCTTTcacttatcttcttcttttccttgaTCAAAAAAATGTTCTTTATCATTTTGTTTACCTTCTGAGGTGGTTGCTGATGATTCTGAACCAGAGTGATGCAGCAGTTagctattttatttgaattggtTATGCAGATAAAAAGAGCCTCGTCCTAATTTGGTACATGTCTCAAACATAGATCATGTCCAAGTTGAGAAGAATTACTTAtccaaaacatgataaaaagtgGAGTACCAAGCAGAAGTCCAAACTCTATTAAATCAGTAAAGGAAATCATGCTATCAAGTTAGATAAGTTGTACTGATGTTAATCCCACTATCAATACCGGAAGAGAAGAGGTGAATGTTCAACTTCCGCTGAAAGTCAATCATTCAAATCAATAGAGATTTGAGAATCTAACTAGATAGGGTTGGCTAAAAAAGATTCTTTATTGGTTACATCTTGTTAACTTCATTCCGATACTcaataatttgtatttttgaataattatagATTCTCTTATACTAGGTCCCTCCATCTCATACTTATCCCTATAATTGCTGTAgtaatttctaattaaatttaagaaaCTCCAGCCAAACACGGGACCTAATGGAAAGCATAATAAAAACAAGTAAACTGCAATCTCAACTAATTGTTATCACCTAAtggaaattattataataacatGTGATGTCATACACGCACACTCAAAAGAACCAGAGCGATATCGAAActcaggaaaaaaaattattaactttCCCCTTTGCAGTTtgcaataacattttcagtagTCAGAGGAAGAGTATAGTGACTACAAATAGAAAAGATATGTGAGATCGACACTGGCACACTTGCAAAACCAAAATACTGCAGCAGTTGCAATTAAGTCAAACTGTTTTGCACGAAGCCACAACCTTCGCACATCGAGTAAATCGTCGACTCTTCTGAACACATTGTCACCATAAATCCTTACACAAAGCTAATTCACTCAATACAAATGCAGAGTCAACTAACTCAAAGGAGTATTAAGTAATAATAACTAGACATCATTacttcaaaactaaaaaaaataaatctgcACATGCATAAAACAACAGCTACACCTCCCAAACTAGTTAAGATCGGATACAGGAATCATCTGTATCAATTCCGCCAATTTCATTTCGATGCCcaataaaaacaaattaggGTTCTCCAAAACAAGAGATTCTATAAATTGAAAACACAGAAATTTcaacaatacaaaaatgaaCATATTCAATAATGCATTTTACAAGTTCAATTGCAAAGAGCTTTTTGCTTGTATTACCTGGAGAGGCTGATCAACTTGAGAAAGGAGATCTGAAGAATGTTCAGGCAAGAGACTTAGCAGAGCAGAGAGAGCAGTTTCTGTATGCTTTGGAGGAATTCTTCTCATCAATCCCATTGCTGCTTCCATAGCTATGGTTTTCCCTcttgaagagagagaaattgACAGAAATGATTTGGGgaagttttagagagagagagaaagaggaaAATTAAGGAGGTGCCTTGTTTTGATCCGGGTTTCCCTCGCGGGAAAATTCTATTAAAAATTTGGATTAaccttctcttctttttttctgaaGAGTGGTCGAGTTGGTTAACTAGATAATTTGGGACAACTTAAACTCCAAattatatagatatttttttcgATCGAGCTTATTGCACAAAatctaaatataataattattgcTTGAGTTAATTTCCTAAATGGTTATTCAAGTTTAGGAAATTGccttaaaatatcatttatgtttcatttaggatcaaaatatcattcaaCTATCACTATTTTTCTCCACATATACTTAACACTTTAAAAGACTCACTCTCTCCATGTAAGGTTTTTACATGTTtcaattgagttttttttttttttgtgtcgtCTTCCTTTTCGTTAAAGTTGAAGTTCCAAATTTGATTTGGGTGTGTGAATGTTTGCTTATTTTTCCATTAGGGTTTGTTATTGATGTTGGATTATCCTTTTGGTTGGGTGATTAAATTTGATCTAGGTGTGTGAATATACCAAATTTGATTTGGGTGTGTGAAAATTTGCTTCATTTTCCATGTTACAAAAGTCCCAATAATTTTAATCGATATGCTTTCAATTTTGGTTGGatgattatgattttcatgttgTATTTTGAATTCCCGTTTTAGatttttgttgtgttttctCACATGCAATAAATTTTTATTGTCTTTTCTCACATGTAGTAATTAATTTggtcttcaaattttatttggtgatttattttagttgaattttcTTTATCAGAACTCTTTTTAACTTTCTCCGTTCATATATGGTTTTTTCCATCTGAattaattttttgggtttttgtgATGTTTGATTTTCCTTGTGTTTGGCTAGTATGCATGGTAATATCAGtcaactaactaaaaatatactattattatagTCATTTACTTAAGAATATAGAAGCAAAATAGATGTGTTGACTATAGCCTATAATTCGATTTCCTTTGTTGTTTctgtttgttttttttcatcCAAAAATATGGAATTTATACATGTttatatactttatatatatgttagttTAGTTTTGAAGCAAAGTGCAAAGAGTATATATCTTAAGTGAAATATCACGAATAGTGTTATTTTTTTCGTCTTATCAAAGTTAGAAGTTTCataattgtaataaataaaatttcgaatgataaaaaataacaaCGAACATGCAACAGAATGAGATAAAGGTGACAACCATCCATGATCATGTGTGCCAAGAAGACGGAGATTGACATTATCACTTATAATACACGGACTCTACGAAGGAAGGAGTTGGGTTATGAGCGTTTTCAATATTATTCTTTTCTCGTATTTGTTCAATGAGAAATGCGAGTCTGTACTTTTGTCCACTCTCTTCATCCCctcaatcaaaataataataaaaaaagacgAGCTTGCTTCTTATTT
Proteins encoded in this region:
- the LOC125863413 gene encoding co-chaperone protein p23-1-like isoform X2, which encodes MSRHPTIKWAQRSDKVFITVELPDAKNVKQKLEPEGKFSFSATAGADNVPYEVVLDLFDKIDVDESKSSITSRNICYLVKKAEDNWWSRLIKQEGKSPTFLKADWDKWVDEDEQDSEPGADMDMGDIDFSQLNMGGGLGDFDADEPEEDESDTEEEIEEGKHEHSESQAATPASTEVEIKA
- the LOC125863413 gene encoding co-chaperone protein p23-1-like isoform X1 gives rise to the protein MSRHPTIKWAQRSDKVFITVELPDAKNVKQKLEPEGKFSFSATAGADNVPYEVVLDLFDKIDVDESKSSITSRNICYLVKKAEDNWWSRLIKQEGKSPTFLKADWDKWVDEDEQDSEPAGADMDMGDIDFSQLNMGGGLGDFDADEPEEDESDTEEEIEEGKHEHSESQAATPASTEVEIKA
- the LOC125863408 gene encoding probable F-actin-capping protein subunit beta, producing the protein MEAAMGLMRRIPPKHTETALSALLSLLPEHSSDLLSQVDQPLQVLCDMESGKEFILCEYNRDADSYRSPWSNKYHPPLEDAPQPSLELRKLEVEANEVFAIYRDQYYEGGISSVYMWEDENEGFVSCFLIKKDGSKTGHGRRGYLEEGAWDAIHVIEVGPEEEEIVQYCLTSTVMLTLTTDNESSGSFNLSGSIRRQMSMKLSVSEGHLCNMGKMIEEMEGKLRNSLDQVYFGKTNEMVCTLRPPAELVQMKLPDT